AAAACCAAGGGCGAGATTCAGCTCCATGGTTTTCTCAAATGTCCTCTTTTGATCATCATTTAAAATTGAGTATGCCAGCTCCTTAACTTGGTTTGGCGCAAACGCGACTTGACCAACCGGGTGACACAGGCCTTCAATCTTTATTGTGGGTAACGCACCGGTGCTAAAGAAAAAATCCGAGGCATTTTTGCTAACCATAAGTTCAAGATAGGAAATGAGATTACCCACGTTAGCAACTCCTTAGATTGGATGGATAGTAGCGATTATTAGGCATCGGACTGTTTAGCCTCCAACTCATTGTAGTAGCAATCTCTAACTTGCAAGTACACATAAGCCAACCCTCGCTGACTATCGACCACGCACTCCTGACTCCTTTTGGAGCTAGCGATGCCAAAACTCGACCACCCAGCTTCCGAAAACACTGCGCAATAAGCATAGGGAGGAATTCTTGTCGTGTTTTATCGATAATGTCGCTGGGCGGCTTAGCAACAAAAAAGCAAGAAGCACAGTTATAGCCGACGATATTTCCTTCTAGATCAACGACCCAAATTAATTCCAATATCACCTTGTAAACTATCGAAAAATCGCTCTCTTGCGTGCAAATATATTCCTTCACAGCGCTAACATGCATAGCACTCACCCCTGAGATCCTACTTCCTTATCATAAACCTAGCCTTAACAGACGGCCTCGTACATCAGTACATACCATTACTCAGCGTTTCATTATTGAGAAATAGGTTTGCCCGCGCTACTAACTACCGTGATAAGTGATTTCGCGCAATACATCGTGTACAAAAAGTGTAGTAGCTAAAAAGTGGTATACAAATTTAGTGGCTTCAAAAGAAACGAATACTGTGCAATGGTCCTCTAGGTACAGCAAACAAAGGTAATCAGGCACGTGCACTCTGGGCTTGAGTGGCTAGGATGTAGAAAGCCATTACAAAGAAAGGTGGTATTGAATGGCCTCTGCGCCCTAAAATGCCTAAATCCTAACAAAAACATACAATACGACTATTTGCCCCCTGCTCTGCCACGTGCCGAGCCGCGGCAACACCATAGGATCAACAATGGCTTTTACCGATAAGAATGCTGAACCCTACAGCGGTGAACACTTAGTTCGCTATATAAAAAAGGCTATGCGGGTTTCGCCACCGAATTCTAAAATCCGGAATGTTGCTTATAAGATAATCAAGCGCATGTTTCAGCCGGAACTGATTAATGTAGAAAACATTCCGTCTCAGCCTTGCTTGTTCGTTGCAAACCACGCCATGTACGCGGTTGACGGCCCTATTATCGGACTGCCAATGTTAGCTGAGCAAGGCCGTTTTCTGCGTCCGCTCAGCGATAAATTTATGTGGAATTCGGTTAACGAGAAGTTACTGTTAGACCAAGGGGCGGTCATTGGCCATCCCGAGGTATGCTCCGCCCTAATGGAAAAAGGCAGTGACTTGCTGGTGTTTCCAGGTGGCGCTCACGAGGCCACCAAATCAGCTGACAAAAAATACCAACTGCTGTGGAAGGAGCGTTACGGCTTTATAAAGCTCGCCGCTAAACATGGCTACACCATTGTACCAACGGCGATTGTTGGTCCAGAAGATTTTTACAAACACATGATAGAAGGTGAGGATTTACCACAGACTCTAGTTGGCCGCACGCTAACGCGGCTCGGCATTATTAATGAAAACACCCGTACAGACTTGATAGGACCTATTCCTATGGGCTTGTTCGGCACCCTTATTCCCAAACCCCAAAAATGCTATCTACAGTTTGGAGAGCCATTAGATTTAAGCCAGTACAAGGGTGAAGTCCTGAGCAAAGCTACGATGGTTGATTTACGTGCGCAAGTCGCAACTAGTATCAATACAATGGTTGAGTCGCTTTTACTGCTCCAGGATGAGGAAAAACCTAACAAAGGACGCCTTCGTCGCCTACTGACACGATAAGGTTTAAAAACTGCGACTGCGGACAGTAATACTTTGCTGCAAAATGCGATTTTTTAAAAACCAAGCACATAGCAAAAAGCTTTCGACCGCGAGATCGAAAGCTTTCACACATCCAAAACTAGACTTTATTGTACCGATCAACATTAAAATATTGTCGGCTCAGTCCCTCTACCTTGTCGTCTAGGCCGCTTATTTAAAGCTAAGTTAGCCGGCAAATGTCGTCAATCTTTGCCGCGACTTATACGATACCAAACGCCAGCATGGCATCGGCAACTTTTTTAAAGCCCGCAATATTTGCCCCTTTGGCGTAGTCAACATAGCCATCAGCGAGAACACCGTGTGACCGGCAACGCTCATGGATATCCTTCATTATATCCCGTAAAAGCTCGTGCAATTTAACTTCGTCCCACGACATGCGCGCGCTGTTTTGACTCATCTCTAAGCCAGACACAGCGACTCCACCGGCGTTGGCAGCTTTGGCCGGACCGAAGCCAATGCGCGCCTCACGAAAAGTATGCACAGCCTCTGTGGTGCAGGGCATATTGGCGCCCTCGGCAACGAGCATGACACCATTATTAATCAGCGCTATAGCGTCGTCCTGGCCGATTTCGTTTTGGGTGGCGCAAGGTAGCGCAATGTCACAGGGAATATGCCAAGGCTTTTCTGCTTGATGAAAGCTCGCCTCAGGGAATTGTTCTACGTATTCGGCAATGCTACCTTGATGTTTTAATTTGTGTTCTTTTAACCAATGAATTTTGTTCTGATCAAATCCCTCTGGGTCGTGGATGAATCCACTGGAATCTGACAGCGTAATTACCTTGGCACCAAGGCCAATGGCTTTCTCAGCCGCATGCAGAGCAACATTACCCGCGCCGGACACGCAAACCGTTTTATTTGTAAACGAATCGCCGCGGTGCTCAAGCATATTTTCAACAAAATAAATCAGCCCGTAACCCGTCGCTTCAGTACGGACGAGGCTCCCCCCCCAACTTAAACCTTTACCCGTCAGCACCCCGACATAGCGGTTAGTGATCCGTTTGTACTGCCCAAACATATATCCAATCTCTTTAGCACCAACGCCAATATCACCAGCTGGTACATCGGTGACCTCGCCAACGTGGCGATAAAGTTCGGTCATGAAGGATTGGCAAAAGCGCATTATTTCATTATCGGATTTACCCTTAGGATTAAAGTCACTCCCTCCCTTACCACCACCCATTGGCAATCCGGTGAGGCTATTCTTAAAGGTTTGCTCAAAAGCGAGAAATTTCAAAATACTTTGATTTACGCTTTTGTGAAATCGGAGGCCGCCTTTATAGGGACCAATCGCGTTGCTATTCTGAACCCGGTAGCCGCGCTGAACGCGAACATTGCCAAGATCATCCTGCCAACATACCCGAAACGAAATCACCCGGTCGGGTTCCGCTAGGCGACGTAGGATTTGCGCTTCATGGTATACCGCTTTGTCTTGAATAAACTCAAAGATGTCGCTCGCAACATCATGCACCGCCTGATGAAACTCTAGTTCGCCGGGGTTGCGGCGTTTAACACCGTCCATAAATTGTTCTAGGTCGACATGCGATTCAGTCATAAGGCGCTACCATCGTTTGGCTTAAGTTACCGGAAGGAAGAAAGAGCTTATACCCAATTCTCAGTAAATACTGCTAAGTTCGCGCTAGAAAATAGCCTTAGCAGAACTTCAAACGCGAAATACTGAAAGCGAGCCTAATCTGCGCCGTTTGAGCCGCTGAATGGCCCATAACTAACGCAAACTCTCATTCAATTTATCCAGTACTTTCTGCCCCGGGCAGAGCTCTGCAGCTCCCAAATCGCGCAGCGGAGTTTTGCTGGTGCCCAAGATTTCATGCAGGTCTTGAGAGTCTTCATCCATAAACAATAAGCCGGTAAGAATTTGATCTTTTGCTTTATAGTCTTTAATCAACCGCAAGGCAGAGCGGCGGCTGTTTAAATTTAGTTCGGGGTCGGCTTTGTGAAGGTGTACCACCGAGCCATCATGCAAGGTAACTTCTTTAGATTGGCCCTGTTCATACTCGGTTGAAATCTCGTGTTTAAAGGGGACATAGTCAACTGTGCCGGTGGCCGCTAGATGATCGCGAACATGCTCATAACCCTTGGTAGATTTAGGGTTGTTATTAAAGGTCACGCAGGGCGAGATCACATCGATAAAAGCGAATCCACGATGGCTAATAGCCGCCTTAATGAGCGGCACCAACTGATCTCTGTCACCAGAGAAACTTCGCGCCACAAACGTTGCGCCGAGTTGTAGGGCAATACTCGCTAAGTCGATAGGCTCAAAGGGGTTGGGTTCACCTTTTTTACTCGCGGAACCAATATCGGCGGTCGCAGAATCTTGGCCCTTGGTTAAGCCGTAGCAGCCATTATTCTCGACCACATACATCATATTTAAATTGCGACGCACAACATGGGTAAACTGCCCCATGCCGATTGAGGCGGTATCGCCATCCCCAGACACACCCACATAAATCAGGTCACGATTGGCGAGATTAGCCCCCGTTGCCACCGACGGCATACGCCCATGCACAGAGTTAAAGCCGTGGGAGTTACCCAGAAAGTAGGTTGGTGTTTTCGACGAGCAGCCAATACCTGATAGCTTGGCCACTTTGTGGGGGGCAATAGATAACTCAAAACAGGCTTGCACAATAGCGGCGCTAATCGAGTCATGGCCACAACCCGCGCAAAGGGTTGATATCGCCCCTTCGTAGTCTTTGCGGGTAAAACCAAGATCATTGCGTGGCAGTTCGGGATGCCGAAATGCAGGACGAATATAAGTCATTAAACAGACTCCTTAGCAATTTTTTTCTTATGCAGCGGCCGCACATTATCGCCCCGCAAAACCATGGTAATTTCCTCGTAGATCTTACGCGCGGAAATGGGCGTGCCGTTGTAATTTAAAATCGAAATTAAATCTCTTGGCGACACCAAGCATTCGTTTACCAGCAGCGTTCGCATCTGTGCATCTCGGTTTTGGTCTACCACAAACACCGTGTCGTGCTGTTCAATAAAGGCGTCGACAGATTTATGGAAGGGAAAGCCCCTTACACGCAGGGTATCAACCGCAATTCCTTGGGCGGCAAGGGAGTCCACCGCTTCTAGGGTGGCATTGCGACTGGTGCCAAAATGAATAACACCCACTTTGGCGCCGCCCTTTGCCGCTTCAATCAGCTCAGGCGTGGGAACAAGGTTTTTCGCGGTGTCCCATTTTTTTAGCAGACGCTGCATATTTTTTTCGTAGGCATCACCGTCTTCGGTGTACACCGCGTATTCATCTCGCGAGGTGCCACGGGTAAAAAAGGCGCCCTTATTGGGGTGGGTGCCGGGGTAAGTACGGTAGGGAATGCCGTCGTCATCAATATCAAGATAGCGACCAAAGCGCTCGCTCATCGCCTCCAGCTGCTGTTCGTTAAATACCTTTCCGCGCTGATATTCACGCTTATCGTCCCATACCAGCGGTGGGGACATCGTGTCGTTCATGCCAAGATCAAGATCGCTTAACATAATGACCGGCGTTTGCAGGGTTTCAGCTAAATCGAAGGCCTCAGCTGTCATCTCAAAGCATTCTCGCGGCGTCGCGGGGAATAGCAGGACGTGCTTGGTGTCACCGTGTGAGGCATAGGCGCAGGCGAGCACATCAGACTGCTGGGTACGGGTCGGCATACCCGTCGATGGGCCTGCGCGCTGGACATCGATGAGAACCGTGGGAATTTCAGCAAAATAAGCTAGCCCCAAAAATTCACTCATCAAGGAAATACCTGGGCCGCTGGTTGCGGTAAAGGCCCGGGCGCCATTCCAGCTCGCACCAATCACCATTCCGATTGCGGCTAATTCGTCTTCAGCCTGCACAATGGCATAATTTTTATTGCCGCTGCCGGGATCAATGCGCAGGCGCTTACAGTATTTATCGAAACCATCTACCACCGATGTCGAGGGGGTAATGGGATACCATGCCGCCACCGTAGCACCGCCGTAAATGGCACCGAGCGAGGCGGCGGTATTACCGTCAATCAAGATCTGATCACCCACCGCGTCGCGGCGTTCAACACGAATACCAATTGGGCATTGGTAGTGTTCGGCGGCATAGTGATAGCCAATTTCCAAGGCCCGCACATTGGGCGTTATCAATTTTTCTTTGCCGCGGAATTGATCCGATACCAATCCAGTTAATACATCGAATTCAATATCAAGCAAGGCCGACAGGGCGCCGACATAAATAATATTTCTAAACAGTTGCTGCTGCCGCGCATCACTGTATTCGCGCTGACATAAGTCTTTTAAGGGTACGCCAATGAAGTGGATATCGCTGCGCATTAAACGCAAATCTAGGGGTTTGCTGGAATCATATAAAAAGTAACCACCGGGCTCCACTTCTTGGATGTCTTTCGCCATGCTTTGTGGATTCATGCATACCATCATATCCACGCCGCCGCGCCGGCCGAGATAGCCCTTTTCATTCACCCGCACTTCATACCAAGTTGGCAAACCCTGGATATTTGACGGGAAAATATTCTTAGGACTTATTGGCAATCCCATACGGAATAAGGACTTTGCAAACATATTGTTAGCACTAGCCGAGCCAGTGCCATTTACATTGGCAAATTTAATAACGAAATCGTTTACTGCTTCGATGCGTTTCATATCAGCCGCACTGCCCCGCTTTAGTCACCGAGTAATAGAATTTCTGCATATCCCACGCCGCCGTTGGGCAGCGCTCCGCGCATAATCCACAATGCAAACACACATTCTCGTCTTTAATCATGGCGCGACCGGTGCGTAAATCCTCAGACACATAGATGTCCTGCTCGGTATTATTCGCGGGCATTTTTAATGTCTGGCGAACTTGGTCTTCTTCCCCGCTGTTAACAACAATACTTAGGCAATCGGTGGGGCAAATGTCGACACAGGCGTCACATTCAATACACAATTCTTCTGAGAACACGGTTTGAGCATCGCAATTGAGACAACGCTGCGCCTCCTGAAATGCGGTGGCCGCATCAAAGCCCAACTCCACTTCCAACTTTCGATTACTGAGGCTGTCTTCCAGCTCCGCTTGAGGAACGTGATAGCGAACATCATTGGCGACTTCGCTGTCGTAGCTCCACTCGTGGATCCCCATCTTTTGACTCACTAGGGTCACCCCTGGCGGTGGCCGTTTAGCGACTGACTCTCCCTGACAATGCAAGTCTATTGAGATCGCCGCTTGGTGGCCGTGCGCTACCGCGGTAATCACATTCTGCGGTCCAAAAGCGGAATCGCCGCCAAAGAACACCTTGGGATTGCTGGACTGAAAACTGACCTCATCAACCACCGGCATATCCCACTTACCAAACTCAACGCCAACATCACGCTCAATCCAGGGAAAGGAATTCTCTTGGCCAATGGCAACGAGTACGTCATCGCATGGCACAATGACTGGCTCTTCTCCGGTCGAGACCAAGCGACGTTTACCGTCCTCATACACAGCCTTCACACGGTCAAAGCGCATCGCCACCAAGCGACCCTCTTCGACAATAAATTCCTGTGGCACATGGTTATCCATAATCGGAATGCCCTCATGCGCGGCGTCTTCTTTTTCCCATGGTGAGGCTTTCATCTCAGCGAAAGGGCTGCGAACAATCACTTTGACTTCATCGCCACCCATTCGCCGCGCGGTTCGGCAGCAATCCATAGCAGTATTACCACCACCGAGAACAATGACTTTTCTTCCGATGCTTTCAAGGTGTTCAAAGGCCACGCTAGATAGCCAATCTATGCCGATATGAATATTGGCCTTTGCCGCCTGCCGGCCCGGCAAGTCTAGATCTCGGCCACGCGGTGCACCACTGCCGATAAAGACAGCATCATAATTTTTGTCTAAGACCGCTTTAAGGCTGTCCACATAATGATTGAAATGGGTGATTACGCCCATATCGAGAATAAGGTTCACCTCTTCATTTAAGACTTCTTCGGGCAGTCGGAATGCGGGTATCTGGCTGCGCATAAAACCGCCACCGGCGCGCTGATCGTCATACAGGTCAACGCTATAGCCCAATGGCATCAAGTCTCTTGCTACAGTTAATGACGCCGGCCCAGCACCAATAAGCGCAATGCGTTTACCATTTTTTTGCTTGGGAATAATTGGCATGCGATTAGTGATATCGCCTTTATTATCGGCTGCGACGCGCTTAAGCCGACAAATCGCGACCGGCTCATCATCTATTCGGCCGCGCCGACAGGCCGGCTCGCAGGGCCGATCACAGGTGCGACCGAGCACCCCGGGGAACACATTCGACTCCCAGTTGATCATATAAGCATCGGTGTAACGCTGAGCGGCAATTAAACGGATATATTCTGGAACCGGCGTATGAGCCGGACAGGCATACTGGCAGTCGACCACCTTGTGAAAATACTCGGGGTCTCGGGTGTTAGTGGCTTTCAATGCGCCCCCTCAAAATTATTATTAGCGAGTTGGGTTGCAGGTGTCGGTATTCCTAACGGGGCCGACACCCCTAAAACCTAATGATTACAACACAGTAATAACATAAATTCATTAGAAAAATGGCGTCATATTAATGAGCCTCTCCGCACCTCACTTCTATTCACTCGGTGCCATAAGCGCTGATCACATCACGCCATACGAAGCCTTTAAGACCGCCTTGGCGCAGCCACTTAAAATTAAAGACAACTCTATGTGAGGGGGATCGTCCGGTAATTTCTGCGGTCTGTGCTAGGGTAGGCTATAAATAGTTATCCAGCCCAAGGAGTTTGTAATGCAATCTACTGACCATCTGCGCGCAACACTCAATGTTGACGGCAGCGATTACCACTATTTTGACCTAAACAAACTCGGTGATGATCGCCTCATCAATCTGCCAAAATCATTAAAGATACTACTGGAAAATCAGCTCCGTCATTTTGACGGCGATTCAGTAAACTCAGACATCATTGTTGCTTTCTCGCGCTGGTTAGATCAGCCCACTGGCGGTGAAGATCTCAATTTCTCTCCCGCCCGCGTGTTAATGCAAGACTTTACCGGAGTACCCGCTATTGTCGATTTAGCCGCTATGCGTGACGCGGTCGCTAAACGCGGCGGCGATGTTTCCGCCATCAATCCACAGATCCCAGTTCATTTGGTTATCGACCACTCCGTCACGGTAGATCAATTTGGCTCACCCCAGGCCTTTGGCGAGAATGTAGCCAATGAAATGGCCCGCAACGACGAGCGCTATCGCTTTTTAAAATGGGGTCAATCCGCTTTCAAGAACTTTAGCGTTGTACCGCCAGGCACCGGTATATGCCATCAGGTTAATTTGGAATACTTAGCCCAGGTGGTGTGGAGTAGTGACGGTGTAGCCTATCCAGATACGGTATTAGGTACTGACAGCCACACTCCAATGGTTAATGGCTTAGGCGTGCTGGGCTGGGGCGTTGGCGGCATTGAAGCCGAAGCGGCCCTACTCGGCCAGCCCTACTCGATGATGCTGCCGGAGGTAATTGGTTTTGAATTAAACGGCAAATTAAATGACGGCGTCACCGCAACAGATTTGGTATTAACCGTGGTGCAGATTTTGCGCAGAGAGGGCGTAGTCGGTAAATTTGTTGAGTTTTACGGTGACGGTCTGGCTGAATTGAGCGTGGCCGATCGTGCCACCATTGCCAATATGGCCCCCGAATATGGCGCGACCTGCGGCTACTTCCCTGTGGACGAAGCCACCCTAGCTTATATGGAATTAACCGGACGCAGCAGCGAGAACATCGCGCTTACCGAAGCCTACTGCAAAGCCCAGGGCCTATGGCGGCATGCCGGCGACCAGCCGACGTTTACGCGCACCGTGTCATTGGATTTGAATACCGTAGAGCCCAGTCTCGCCGGGCCAAGCCGCCCGCAAGATCGGGTTGCGCTTGGCGATTTAGGCGAGGCGATGCGCGACTTTCTCAAAGCCAGCAAACGCGATCTACGTGAAAGCGTCGCAATTCCTGACATGGACTTAAAGTTACATCACGGCGACGTGGTGATTGCCGCTATTACCAGCTGTACAAACACCTCCAACCCCGACGTCATGATTGCCGCAGGGCTCGTTGCCCGCAAAGCTCGCGAACGCGGTTTACGCGTTAAGCCTTGGGTTAAGACCTCATTAGCGCCAGGATCAAAAGTAGTCAGCAAGTACTTAAGCGACAGCGGCCTACAAGAGGATTTAGACTCACTAGGCTTCGACTTAGTTGGCTATGGCTGTACAACCTGCATTGGCAATTCTGGCCCCCTACCAGACCCCATCGCCGCCGCCATCGACAGCAAGGATATGGTTGTATCAGCGCTATTGTCAGGCAACCGCAATTTCGAAGGCCGTATCCATCCGCAAGTAAAAGCGAGCTGGCTGGCATCGCCCCCGCTTGTTGTTGCCTATGCGCTCGCCGGCAGCACCCTGTTGAATCTGCGCGACGACGCTATCGGTAAAGACCAAGAAGGTAAGCCGGTTTATCTAAAAGACTTATGGCCGAGCAACCAGGAGATTCACGATATCCGCAAAATCGTCAGCGGCGACATGTTTAAAGATGCTTACCAGGATGTCTATAAGGGTACCGCTGAATGGCAGGCCATAAATATTGCCAGCACCGAAACCTACCAGTGGCAGGAAGACTCTAGCTATATTCGCTTGCCCACCTTCTTTGACACTCCCACAGTATCGGGCGAAGAGTTCCCGACCTTGCGCGGCGCCCGAATTCTTGGCTTGTTTGGTGACACCATCACCACCGACCATATTTCACCCGCAGGTAAAATTGCCCTAGACAGTCCGGCCAGCCATTATTTGCAAAGCAATGGCGTTTCGCCGGCGGAGTTTAACTCCTATGGTTCCCGGCGCGGCAATCATGAAGTGATGCTCCGCGGCACATTCGCCAATACTCGACTGCACAATAAACTCGTAGACCGTGAAGGCGGTTACACCTTATCGCCAGATGGTAAAAATGTTATCTCTATTTACAAAGCGGCCATGAAATACCAAGAGAGCAATACGCCGTTAGTTATCATCGCCGGCAAGCAATACGGCACTGGCTCGAGTCGAGACTGGGCTGCAAAAGGCACCTTATTACTGGGTATAAAAGCCGTGATTGCCGAAAGCTTCGAGCGAATTCACCGTTCCAACCTCATCGGTATGGGTGTAATGCCAATAGAGTTCGACAAGCAAATACCGCAGGAAATGCTAGATTTACAAGGCGACGAGGGCGTTGATATCATCTCCTGTGACCCTGTCTTGGCGCCAAAGCAAAAAGTCAGAATCATCTTGTCGCGCAGCGATGGCAGTCGCCATGAAGTACTGGGTCGGCTGCGGATAGACACCAAGGAGGAAATGGCCTATTTCCGTCACGGCGGTATTCTGCAATATGTTTTAGCGGAGCTGGGTAAATAATGCCATTACCTAACTCTGCGGCGCTATTTGATTGGTTTTTATCCAGATTCGCGATTATATTAGCGCCAGTAGAGCTTGTTTGGCACCAGCGCATCCAAACTACTCAATGCCATACTAAATTCAGTGATAATACGGAGTCAGATGTATGAAAATTCATGTCGAGGTTGAAGTCAGTCCGGAAGAAATGCGCCGCTTAGTCGGACTTCCAGACGCCCAACCACTTTGGGATGCGGTCTACAAACGCATCGGCGAAGGTGACTCAGAAATGATTCAACAAATGGCGAAAACCGCGTTTACTGAAGGTATGAAAACCATCGATTTATCTGCTCGGGTATTGAAATCATTGAGCGGCTTAGCCAGCAATCGCAAAAATTCTGACAAAGCGACTACAGAGGCTAAAGATCCTGAAAGTAGCGATGACAAGCCGCAAAAACCAACACCTAGCAAAGCTGCGCCCGTGCGTCGCAGCGCATCCAGCAAAAGTAAAAGCTAAATTGTTTTCAGCTGGCACCCAATACCACTAAAGCATTGCTTAGCCCTCACCGAACCCTTTTAAGAATTTCAGAGTGACACCACCATGGCAAACACCACTTCGGGCAGCAAAAACATTGCTGCCTCGGGCAAAGTACTGCGAGTTCGCAACGCAACTTTAGCCGATATACCCGCTATTGGCGCCCTATCTAAGCGCGTCTACACAGGGACCGGCATCGATCCGTATTCGCGCGCTGAGTTGCGAGGCCAATTGAATAATTTTGCCGAAGGCAAATTTGTCGTCACCCTTGAGGACGAAATAGTCGGCTATTGCGCAACATTTCGGGTCAGCGGCGAAGTCTGCCTAAAACCCCATAGTTGGGCTGCGATCACCGCCAATGGTTACGGCACCCGCCACGATGCCGAAGGCGAGTGGTTATATGGTATGGAGGTTTGTGTAGACAGTAGCGTGCGCGGCTACCGTATCGGTCAGCGGCTCTACAATGCACGCAAAAAGCTGTGTGAAGAGTTAGGTTTAAAGGGTATTGTTTTTGTCGGTCGTCTGCCCAGCTTGTCGCGTCGCATCAAAAAATATGGCAGCGCAGAAAACTATCTGGACGCGGTAGTGCAGCAACGCACCCGTGACCCAGTGCTGTCGTTCCAGCTTCGCAACAACTTTGAAGTTATCGATCTAATGCCGAACTACTTGGTCGATGACACCGGCTCTATGGGCTATGGCGTGCATCTTGTCTGGCACAACCCCAAAGTGGAAACTGCTGCCAATGTCGCCCACACCAAACGCCACGGCGGCCGCCAACCCGACACCGTGCGGATTGGTACCGTGCAATATATGCAGCGACGCGTCACCTCATTTGTCGAGTTCATGTCGTTCATAGAATATTTTGTCGATGTGGTAGCGGACTACAAAGGCGACTTTGTGGTTTTCCCCGAGCTTATCACCCTGCAGCTACTGTCCATTGAAGACCAGGAGCTAACGCCTATTCAGTCCATAGAGGCACTCACCAAGTACACACCCCGCTACGTCGAGGCCATGCAAGACTTGGCCGTGCGTTACAACATCAATATTATCGGCGGATCACACCCTACTCGCGTCGCCAACGGCAGGGTCGAAAACATCTCTTACGTGTTTCACCGCGATGGCCGTGTCGATGAACAAGCAAAAATTCACCCCACCCCCAATGAAGTCTATTGGTGGAATATTGAAGGCGGCAATGAGTTACAAGTTATAGACACCGACTGCGGCCCCATTGGTATATTAATCTGCTATGACTCCGAGTTCCCAGAACTCGGCCGCCACTTAGTAGATCAAGGCGCTGAGATCCTATTCGTGCCCTTCTGCACCGATGAGCGCCAAAGCTATATGCGCGTGCGCTACAGTTGTCAGGCTAGGGCCGTTGAAAATCAGGTTTATGTGGTCATGTCTGGCAATGTCGGCAATTTGCCTAACGTCGCCAATATGGATATTCAATACGCACAAAGCTGTATCTTAACGCCCTGTGATTTCCATTTTGCCCGCGACGGTATCGCCGCTGATACCACGCCCAATGTGGAAACAGTCGCTATTGCCGATTTGCGACCAGAGTCATTGCGCATAGCCCGTAATAGCGGCACAGTGCAAAATCTGCGCGACCGCCGCC
This portion of the Zhongshania sp. R06B22 genome encodes:
- a CDS encoding lysophospholipid acyltransferase family protein, with protein sequence MAFTDKNAEPYSGEHLVRYIKKAMRVSPPNSKIRNVAYKIIKRMFQPELINVENIPSQPCLFVANHAMYAVDGPIIGLPMLAEQGRFLRPLSDKFMWNSVNEKLLLDQGAVIGHPEVCSALMEKGSDLLVFPGGAHEATKSADKKYQLLWKERYGFIKLAAKHGYTIVPTAIVGPEDFYKHMIEGEDLPQTLVGRTLTRLGIINENTRTDLIGPIPMGLFGTLIPKPQKCYLQFGEPLDLSQYKGEVLSKATMVDLRAQVATSINTMVESLLLLQDEEKPNKGRLRRLLTR
- the gdhA gene encoding NADP-specific glutamate dehydrogenase, whose amino-acid sequence is MTESHVDLEQFMDGVKRRNPGELEFHQAVHDVASDIFEFIQDKAVYHEAQILRRLAEPDRVISFRVCWQDDLGNVRVQRGYRVQNSNAIGPYKGGLRFHKSVNQSILKFLAFEQTFKNSLTGLPMGGGKGGSDFNPKGKSDNEIMRFCQSFMTELYRHVGEVTDVPAGDIGVGAKEIGYMFGQYKRITNRYVGVLTGKGLSWGGSLVRTEATGYGLIYFVENMLEHRGDSFTNKTVCVSGAGNVALHAAEKAIGLGAKVITLSDSSGFIHDPEGFDQNKIHWLKEHKLKHQGSIAEYVEQFPEASFHQAEKPWHIPCDIALPCATQNEIGQDDAIALINNGVMLVAEGANMPCTTEAVHTFREARIGFGPAKAANAGGVAVSGLEMSQNSARMSWDEVKLHELLRDIMKDIHERCRSHGVLADGYVDYAKGANIAGFKKVADAMLAFGIV
- a CDS encoding 2-oxoacid:ferredoxin oxidoreductase subunit beta, which codes for MTYIRPAFRHPELPRNDLGFTRKDYEGAISTLCAGCGHDSISAAIVQACFELSIAPHKVAKLSGIGCSSKTPTYFLGNSHGFNSVHGRMPSVATGANLANRDLIYVGVSGDGDTASIGMGQFTHVVRRNLNMMYVVENNGCYGLTKGQDSATADIGSASKKGEPNPFEPIDLASIALQLGATFVARSFSGDRDQLVPLIKAAISHRGFAFIDVISPCVTFNNNPKSTKGYEHVRDHLAATGTVDYVPFKHEISTEYEQGQSKEVTLHDGSVVHLHKADPELNLNSRRSALRLIKDYKAKDQILTGLLFMDEDSQDLHEILGTSKTPLRDLGAAELCPGQKVLDKLNESLR
- a CDS encoding 2-oxoacid:acceptor oxidoreductase subunit alpha, whose amino-acid sequence is MKRIEAVNDFVIKFANVNGTGSASANNMFAKSLFRMGLPISPKNIFPSNIQGLPTWYEVRVNEKGYLGRRGGVDMMVCMNPQSMAKDIQEVEPGGYFLYDSSKPLDLRLMRSDIHFIGVPLKDLCQREYSDARQQQLFRNIIYVGALSALLDIEFDVLTGLVSDQFRGKEKLITPNVRALEIGYHYAAEHYQCPIGIRVERRDAVGDQILIDGNTAASLGAIYGGATVAAWYPITPSTSVVDGFDKYCKRLRIDPGSGNKNYAIVQAEDELAAIGMVIGASWNGARAFTATSGPGISLMSEFLGLAYFAEIPTVLIDVQRAGPSTGMPTRTQQSDVLACAYASHGDTKHVLLFPATPRECFEMTAEAFDLAETLQTPVIMLSDLDLGMNDTMSPPLVWDDKREYQRGKVFNEQQLEAMSERFGRYLDIDDDGIPYRTYPGTHPNKGAFFTRGTSRDEYAVYTEDGDAYEKNMQRLLKKWDTAKNLVPTPELIEAAKGGAKVGVIHFGTSRNATLEAVDSLAAQGIAVDTLRVRGFPFHKSVDAFIEQHDTVFVVDQNRDAQMRTLLVNECLVSPRDLISILNYNGTPISARKIYEEITMVLRGDNVRPLHKKKIAKESV
- a CDS encoding FAD-dependent oxidoreductase, which translates into the protein MKATNTRDPEYFHKVVDCQYACPAHTPVPEYIRLIAAQRYTDAYMINWESNVFPGVLGRTCDRPCEPACRRGRIDDEPVAICRLKRVAADNKGDITNRMPIIPKQKNGKRIALIGAGPASLTVARDLMPLGYSVDLYDDQRAGGGFMRSQIPAFRLPEEVLNEEVNLILDMGVITHFNHYVDSLKAVLDKNYDAVFIGSGAPRGRDLDLPGRQAAKANIHIGIDWLSSVAFEHLESIGRKVIVLGGGNTAMDCCRTARRMGGDEVKVIVRSPFAEMKASPWEKEDAAHEGIPIMDNHVPQEFIVEEGRLVAMRFDRVKAVYEDGKRRLVSTGEEPVIVPCDDVLVAIGQENSFPWIERDVGVEFGKWDMPVVDEVSFQSSNPKVFFGGDSAFGPQNVITAVAHGHQAAISIDLHCQGESVAKRPPPGVTLVSQKMGIHEWSYDSEVANDVRYHVPQAELEDSLSNRKLEVELGFDAATAFQEAQRCLNCDAQTVFSEELCIECDACVDICPTDCLSIVVNSGEEDQVRQTLKMPANNTEQDIYVSEDLRTGRAMIKDENVCLHCGLCAERCPTAAWDMQKFYYSVTKAGQCG